A single genomic interval of Streptomyces sp. BA2 harbors:
- a CDS encoding FkbM family methyltransferase, producing MGLAYLRTDADRAMGVGMGRVLVRETAGCGRDMALALRMAQGASRLTAPYWMGRRFLGAAGRPLADDATLSLSFLTPRQAARVRIRRNQSDLLILWQVFLKRFYELGVHYRLDEDIDTLDTIVDLGGNTGLAASYFTARYHPRTLLTVEPIPQNLAVLRHNAALSGLDWKIEPAAVAGESGTAEFTVSAFWDTCTAVPAVADLRRTRPYRLENVLARPSVRVPAITMDELLTKHGIEHVDLLKVDVEGSEAEVFREVQPWMERVERIVLEVHDKYIDGDSVRATMRAAGFRQVPPCVPEPAGFNPVELYVKS from the coding sequence ATGGGACTGGCATACCTACGCACGGACGCAGACCGGGCAATGGGCGTGGGCATGGGCCGCGTCCTGGTGCGGGAAACGGCGGGCTGCGGGCGGGACATGGCCCTGGCGCTGCGTATGGCGCAGGGGGCGAGCAGGCTGACCGCACCGTACTGGATGGGCCGCCGTTTCCTCGGGGCGGCCGGTCGCCCCCTCGCCGACGACGCCACGCTCTCGCTGAGCTTCCTCACCCCGCGACAGGCCGCCCGCGTACGCATCCGCAGGAACCAGAGCGACCTGCTCATCCTGTGGCAGGTCTTCCTCAAGCGCTTCTACGAACTCGGCGTCCACTACCGGCTCGACGAGGACATCGACACCCTCGACACGATCGTCGACCTCGGCGGCAACACCGGCCTCGCCGCGTCCTACTTCACCGCCCGCTACCACCCCCGCACCCTGCTGACCGTGGAGCCGATCCCGCAGAACCTGGCCGTCCTGCGGCACAACGCCGCGCTGTCCGGCCTGGACTGGAAGATCGAACCGGCCGCGGTGGCTGGGGAGTCCGGCACGGCGGAGTTCACCGTCAGCGCGTTCTGGGACACCTGCACCGCCGTGCCCGCGGTGGCGGATCTGCGTCGCACCCGCCCCTACCGGCTGGAGAACGTACTGGCCCGGCCCAGCGTGCGGGTGCCCGCGATCACCATGGACGAACTGCTCACCAAGCACGGCATCGAACACGTCGATCTGCTCAAGGTCGACGTCGAGGGCAGCGAGGCGGAGGTGTTCCGCGAAGTTCAGCCGTGGATGGAGCGGGTCGAACGGATCGTCCTGGAAGTCCACGACAAGTACATCGACGGAGACAGCGTCCGGGCCACCATGCGCGCGGCCGGATTCCGGCAGGTGCCGCCGTGCGTCCCGGAGCCCGCAGGGTTCAACCCGGTCGAGCTGTACGTCAAGTCATGA